GCGTTGCATGAACTCTCCACCAACTCGGTTTCGTAGGGTGGGCAAAGCCACCGGGTCGCGCGCCCGATGACGGACTTAGCGTGCCCACCAATGGCGCCGCAAATTGGGAGAATTGGTGGGCACGGCGCGTTGCGCCTTTGCCCACCCTACAAATCCCGCGCCTACCCGTTCCGCCGCTGCCCGCGCAGCGTCGGCAGGCCGATGCCGGCTGCATCGAAGCCGCCATCAACGGCCAAAATTTGGCCGGTGATGTAGCTCGATCGTTCCGAGCAGAAGAAGTAGATCGCCTCGGCGAGTTCCTCTTCCAGGCCGTAGCGGTTGAGCGGAATGGCGTCGTGATAGTCGGCGCGGATTTCCCTCGTATGCACCTGCTTCGCCATCGCGGTGTCGACCGGCCCCGGCGCCACAGCATTGACGCGGATGTTGAGCGAGGCGAGCTCGACCGCGAGCTGTTTCGTCAAGTGCGCGAGGCCCGCTTTGCTGGTGCCGTAGGCCGAGCGCAGCGTCGAGGCGCGCACCGCCGAGATCGAGGTGATGTTGACGATGGCGCCGCCACCCTGCTCGCGCATCAAGGGCACCGCCGCCTTGGTGCACAGGAACGGACCGGTGAGGTTGACTGCCATGATCCTGGTCCAGTCCACGTCGCTGGTCTCCAGCACCGGCGCGAACACGGCGACGCCGGCATTGTTGACGAGCGCATCGAGCCGGCCGAAACGGCTCATGATTGCGGCCATTGCAGCTCCGACGGCCGCCGCGTCGGACACATCGCAGCTGATCGCCAGCGTGTCATCGGGCTTGTCCAGCGCCGCGGCCGCGCTCGCCTGCAACTCGCCCTCGATATCGAGCAGCGCCACGCGCCAGCCCTCATCCAGGAATTTTTTCGCCGTCGCAAGCCCGATGCCGCGCGCGGCTCCGGTGACGAGGGCGACTTTTTGCGGGGCAGGGGGCATGGGGGATCTGTCCTTCTGGCGGAAACGGAAGCCGCACGGGCGGCCAGCGCCTTTTACTGCGCTTTCGTTCCGGCCAGAAGGGCGACAATCCATCACCGTCACCCTGAGGTGGCCGCTTGTTCAGCGGCCCTCGAAGGGCGACGGCCCGGCTGCATCGGGGCCGATTCATCCTTCGAGGCTCACCGTGCTGCGCACGGCGAGCACCTCAGGATGACGGGCAGAGAGAGTGAGTCCGCTATTTAAGACAGCTCCGCCGACGCGCGCTGCATGTTGGCCGACATGTCTGCCGTCACGATGCTCTGCTCCTCGACCGCGGCGGCGGTGGAGGCGATGAACTCGTTGACGCCGGCGATCGCGGCCTTGATCGCCGTGAGGGAGCTCGCGACGTCGCCGGAGATGGTGTTCAGCGCGTCGATTTCGGACGTGATCGTGTCGGTCGCCTGCTTGGCCTGATTGGCGAGGCTCTTCACCTCGGAGGCGACCACGGCAAAGCCGCGGCCGGCTTCGCCCGCGCGCGCCGATTCAATCGTGGCATTGAGCGCCAGCAGATTGATCTGGCCGGTGATGCCCGAGATCATCTCGACGATGCCGCTCATCGCCTGCGCTGCGGCGGTCAGCCGCTGCGCCTGGCCGTCGGCGGCTTCGACGCGGCTCGTCGCCATCTTGGACGTCTCGCGCGATTTCGTCATGGTCTCGGAGATCTCGCGGATCGAGGCGCTCATCTGCTCGCTGCCGGCGGCAACCGCCTCGATCAGCCCGCGGGCGTTGTCGGCCTTCTTGCGGCCGATCGCCTGCGCGGTGATGTCGGTGGCGTATTTCACCACCTTGTAGGGTTTGCCGTTCAGGTCGAAGATCGGGTTGTAGGACGCCTGGATCCAGATCTCGCGGCCGCCCTTGGCGATGCGCTTGTACTCGGCGGCCTGGTATTCGCCGCGATTGAGCCTCTCCCAGAATTGCCGGTAGGCTATCGAGCTCTTCTCGTTCGGCTCGACGAACATGGAGTGGTGCTGGCCCTTGATCTCGGCCAGCGAATATCCCATCGCCTTCAGGAAATTCTCGTTGGCGGTGCGGATGGTGCCGTCCATGTTGAACTCGATCACAGCCTGCGACTTCTGGATCGCGGCGAGCTGGCCGTCATTGTCGGCCGCTTTCATCTTTTGCGCGGTGACGTCGGTTGCGAACTTCACCACCTTGAACGGCCGGCCCATCTCGTCGAGGATCGGGTTGTAGGTCGCGAGAATCCAGATCTCCTTAGCCCCCTTGCCGAGCCGTTTGTATTCGGCGGCCTCGAACTCGCCCCGGTTCAGCTTGGCCCAGAACGCGGCATAGGCTGCGCTGGCGCGATCCTCCGGCGTCACGAACATGCTGTGGTGCTTGCCCTTGATCTCGTCGAGCGAATAGCCCATCGCGGCCAGGAAATTCTCGTTGGCGGTGACGATGGTGCCGTCCATGTTGAACTCGATCACGGCCTGCGCGCGGTTGATCGCGGCGATCTTGCCGGAATCCTCCATGGTCTTGATCTTGTACGCCGTGATGTCGGTGGCGAACTTGATGAAGCTGACCACCTTGCCGCTCTCGTCGCGCAGCGGCGCGTAGGAGGCGTGGACCCAGACTTCCTTGCCGCCCTTGCCGAAGCGCTTGTATTGCGTGGTCTGGAATTCGCCGCGGTTCAGGCTGGCCCAGAAATCGCGATAGCGAGCGCTCTCGCGCTCGGCGGGGCTGACGAAGATGCTGTGATGCTTGCCCTTGATCTCGGCGAGCGTGTACCCGCTCATCTTGAGCAGGTTCTCATTGGCATCGAGGATGGTGCCGTCGAGGCCGAACTCGATCACCGCCTGGGACCGATCGAGCGCTTCGACCTCTGCAATCGCATGCCTGACTTTCTTGCTTTGAAAATTGAACACGTATGCCCCGCAATGTTCTGATTCGAATCGGCAGGATTGACATCCTGTTTGCCCTGACTCGAAAAGTTGCACGGGCTTCTTGAGCAACTGTAAATCCTTGCAAAGATTGGCATCTGTTCCGCAGCTGCACGCGCCGCGGCCATGTCGTTCAACTCGCATGCCTTCCGGATTCATATGCACGGCGAAGTTCATAGGTCGTGCCGTAGTACTACGGACGCGCATGCGCATTTTTTCTCGCGACGTGATGGCGCCGCGATGGGGATGTCGGTTTGTTCGAGGGTGAATCGTCTTCCATGAGCCAAAGGCATTTACTGCGGAGACGATCGATGCCCGATGACAATGAGCGCGTGATTCGAGACCTGTTTGCCGCCTATCTCGCCAATGACCGGCAACGGGTCAGCGATGCCCTCGCCGATAAATTCCGCTTCACCAGCCCGTTCGACGATGATCTCGACAAGGCGGCCTATTTCGAACGTTGCTGGAAGGACACCGGCTGGATCGCGCGCCATGAGATCGAGCGCATCTTCGTCCGCGGGGACGAGGCCTTCGTCACCTATCATTGCCTGGCCAGAGATGGCAGGAGCTTTCGCAACACCGAGTTCTTCGCTCTGAAGGCGGGCAAGGTCCGCCGGATCGAGGTCTATTTCGGCGCTGCCTTCCGGGATGGCCGGTTCGAGCCGCAGCCGCGCTAAAGCATGATCCGGAAAAGTGCGCGGCGGTTTTCCGAAAAGATCATGCGCAAACAATAGCCTAAAGCGCGATGACGATACGTCCCAATCTCATCGCGCTTTAGTGCCACGCAATAACCTCCCGAATAATTTTCGCGGCCTTGTCGGTTCCGTAGGATCCCGCTCGTCTTGGAGGTGAGGGAGGGCGGCTCTGCCGCCCTCTCTCCGACAGCGAAAGCAAGGAACTCCCATGCGATTCATGATGCTGATGATCCCGCTCGGCTACGAGACCGCGCCGCCGGACGTTCAACTCGATCCCGAGCGCGTCGCCGCGATGATGCGCTACAACGAGGCGCTGAAGGATGCCGGCGTGCTGATCACGCTCGATGGCCTGCACCCGCCGTCGATGGGCGCGCGCGTCTCGTTTGTGACCGGCGAGCCGGTGGTGACCGACGGCCCCTTCGCGGAGGCCAAGGAAGTCCTGGGCGGCTACTGGATGATCGAGGTTGCCTCGCGCGCCGAAGCGATCGCCTGGGCCAAGAAGTGCCCGGCCTCCGCCAACGAAATCATCGAGATCCGGCAGGTGCAGGAAATGTCCGACTTTCCGCCTGACGTGCAGGCGGCCGCCGCCGGCTTTGACGACCTCAAGAAATAGCGACCGTGGCCGCCGTGAATTCACGGCGGCCGTCAATCGATCAACAAGGAGAGAACCGATGAGCACCGAACACAAATTCCTCGCCGTCTATCTTGGCAGCATGAGCGGCGAGAAAATGAAGGCATGGCACGCGATGCCCGAAGCCGAACGGAAGGCCAAAGAGCGCGAGGGCATGGCCGCTTGGCATGGCTGGGTCGAGAAGCACAAGGACGTCATCGTCGAGATGGGCGGCCCGCTCGGCAAGACCCGCCGGATCGACGCAAGCGGCATCACCGAGATCAGCAACGCGCTGACCGGCTTCACGGTGATCCGGGCCGCCTCGCAGGAGGAAGCTGCAAAACTATTCGAGAATCATCCGCACTTTGCGATCTTCCCGGGCGAGGCCATCGAGGTCATGCCCGTGCTGGCGATTCCGCAGATGTAGCTGCGGGCGACTGTTAGGTTGGCCGTCATTCCGGGGCGATGCGAAGCATCGAACCCGGAATCTCGAGATTCCGGGTTCGGTCCTGCGGACCGCCCCGGAATGACGATCGTGACCGTGGAAGTACGGGGTTAATCACGCCTGATCCCCGCTAGTGACCTTCACGCGCGGCTCATGTAAAAGTCGTTCACATGAGCTGGCGCAAGGAGCAGCGCCGCGCCGAGCGCGGCTATCACCACGGTAATCTGAAGGAAGCACTTCTGCAGGCCGCCCTCGGGCTGATCGCCGAGAAGGGCGCGGCCGGCTTCACCTTCGCCGATGCCGCACGCATGGCCGGCGTCAGTGCGGCGGCGCCCTACCGGCATTTTCGCGACCGCGACGAGCTGTTGTCCTCGATCGCCCAGCGCGGCTTTGAACAGTTTGAATCGCGGCTGACCGCAGCCTGGGACGATGGGCGTCCCGACACCGTCACCGCGTTCGAGCGGGTCGGCCGGGCCTATCTATCCTTCGCCCGCGAAGAGCCCGCGTTCTACAACGCGATGTTCGAATCCGGCCTGCCGGTCGATGCCAATCCGGCGCTGCAGGCCGCAAGCGAGCGCGCTTTTAACGTCATTCGCGCCGCCGCCGAGCGCCTCGCCGCGCTCGCACCTCCAGGCACGCCGCGTCCGCCTGCGATGATGATGGCGCTGCACATCTGGTCGATGGCGCACGGCGTCGCCTCGCTGTTCTCCCGAGGCGATGCCGCGCGGCGCAAGCTGCCGATGTCGCCGGACGAGCTGCTCGAGGCCGAGGTGCTGATCTATCTCCGCGGCCTCGGCTTCCCGACCGACCGCCGGCCGCCCGCGAAGGGCGCCGAGCCGCCGCCGGTGCCGCCGGAGGCTTCCTCCGGTTCTGGAGTGCCGCCGGGCGGCACCCCAGGTGGTCCTTGGGGCAAGCCGAAATAAAGTTGCGCAAATAATTCCGCCGGCCTGTCGGGTGGCCAGCTTGACAAAATCGCGGGATGGTCTAGCTATGTAAATGTTATTTACATTCACAACGGCGCTGGTGCCGTGATGGAGATGGGAAATGGCCTACACCGCTGATGTCAATCGATGGCGCGGCCCCTCGGACCAACAGCAATCGTACGAGCGGCCCCACATGCTCGATACGCCCTGGCATCCTGGCTGGATTGCCGTGACCATTCTCGGCTTCATCATCTGGTGGCCGATCGGACTTGCCCTTCTCTTTTTCACACTCGGGAGCAGAAGAATGTCGTGCTGGAGCCACCAGGATCGCTGGCAGAACAAGATGGAGCGGATGCAGTACAAGATGGATCGCATGCGTGACCGCATGGAGCGCCGCGGCTTCGGCTTCGGTTTCGGCCCGCCGTCCTCCGGCAACCGCGCCTTCGACGAATACCGCTCCGAGACGCTGCAGCGGCTCGAGGAAGAGCAGCGCGAGTTCAAGGATTTCCTGACCCGTCTGCGTCACGCCAAGGACAAGGAAGAGTTCGACCAGTTCATGGCGCAGCACAAGACGCGTCCGACCCCGCCGCCGACCGACCAGCAGCAGGGCTGATCTGAAGCCGACACCTCTCAAAGCCTTCAGGCGCATGCCCCCAAAGTCCTGATGGCCCCGAGCCGCCCGTCTGCGCAACCCGCAGGCGGGCGGTTTGGTTTGGGACCAGGACCCGCCAACCAGTCGTCATGGCCGGGACAAGCCCGGCCATGACGATGTTGAAGCATCCGTTTTCAGAACCAACTGCCGACGGCCCGACACTAAGACTTGCGAGCACCGCTTTGGCCGGCGCTCACGTCTGGGTCAAACGCATCATGGACCTCTACACGCGCTTTCTGCTCGGCCTGACCGCCCTTGCGGTGCTCGGCTACATTGGCGCTGTCTATGGCGGCTGCGCGGCCGATCCCGACTGCCATTTTCGCTCTTGTGCCGGCGGCCGCTCGTTTTGCGGCGTCGTGTACGGCCATGCACCGGAAAACAAGGCGCCATAGCACCCGGTCAACGCGACTGTCATGCAGCGTTTACGCTGTCGCCCATGCGGCGCAACAAAATGGCGGACAACCTTGACGGGTTGAACCAGTTTGTGGCGACTAGCGACGAAGAGGCTTCGCCTCTCCCCGTGAATGCACTTTGTGAATGTCCCAGCCCCAACATCTCTCGCTCGACACCGCCATGCTGCCCGAGCGCGATCGCCTCGCCGTTTGGCGCGAGGTCTATGGCCGCGTGCTGTTCAACATCGAGATCGATCCGATCCCGGGCTTTCCCTTCGAGGCACGAACCGAATTGCGCCGCCTGCCTGCGGCGGGATTGTCGTCGGGCTGGCGGACGCCGGCGCATTTCCGCATCACGCGCCCGCTGCTTGCCACGGCCTCCGACAACGTTGTCCTCGCGGTGGTGCTGCGCGGCCGCGCCGAGGCCTCTCAGCTCGGACGCGAGCTGGAAGTGCCGCAAGGCGGTGCCGTGCTGATGACGACCTGCGATGTCGGTCGTCACACGCTGCTCGATCGCGGCCGTCATCTCAGCGTTCAACTGCCCCGGCAGGCTCTTGCACCGTTCGTCCGCGATTACGAGGACCGCCTGCTGCGGCCGATCGATCCGGGCGCGCCGGCGCTGAAGCTGCTGCGCGGCTACGTCCTCGGCGCCATGGCCATGGGTGAAGCGGCCGGAGCGGAGATGCAGCGTCTGGCCGCGCAGCATCTGCGCGATCTCATCGCCTTGATCTGCGGTGTGCCGGAGGACGAGGTCGCCGCCCAGGGCAACGGCCCGCGCGCGGCGCGTCTGAACCTTGCCAAGCTCGCGATCAGATCGCGGCTCGGCCACGGCGATCTGTCGGCGGAAAGCATCGGAGCATTGCAGCGGGTCTCGGCCGACTACATCAGGAAGCTTTTCCGCGACGAGGGCACCTCCTTCCACGACTTCGTGCTGGAGGAGCGGCTGGCGCAAGTGCATGCCAGTCTCGCCGATCCGCTCAGGGCTCATGAGAGCATCGCCCGTCTCGCGCTCGCCGCGGGTTTCGGCGACATCTCCTATTTCAATCGCTGCTTCCGCCGTCGCTTCGGCCTGTCTCCGTCCGAGCATCGCAAGGCCCATCCATCGGCCGAATAAAGCGGCCCCTTGTGGCAAGCGCGCAACAGAGCGCCAAATAGCGCGCCCAGTCGCGCCCAGTCCCAGCCGCAAGTCGTGTCCTCCCCAAGTCGCGCTGGCCTCGCCCCTGTACAGCTCCAATGCGGGTCTTGCGGCCCGGATTGGAATGGGAATGCAATGACACGACTTCTGCGCCTGACCTTGACTGCTCTTGCTGGTTTGCTGGCCGTTTCCGCGGCCAACGCGGCCGATCTGCCGATCAAGGCGCCGATCTTCAAGGCGCCCGCGGCGATCGAAGCCTGGGGTGGTTTCTACGTCGGCGCCGGCCTCGGATTCCGCGCAAACGAATCCAGCGTCAACGTCAATTCGGCAACCGACACGACCGCGCCTCTTGTGCTGCAGAACATGTTCGTTGCCGGCGACTGTTTCGCCGGCCTGCCGTGCGTGACGGGACGGTCGTTCAACGGCACTGCATTCCGCATCAGCCCTTACCTTGGCTATAACTGGCAGATCGGACGCACGGTTCTCGGCCTGGAAGGCGATGTGGCCTATGCCGACCAGACCACGCGGATCTTCGGCGCAGCCTATCCGGCAACGCCATTCGACGGCGGCGCGTCGACGTCCAACTCGTTTGCGCTCAAGACGACTTGGGATGCGAGCATCCGCGGCCGCGCCGGCTATCTGGTCGATCCCGCCGTGCTGCTGTACGGAACGGCCGGCCCCTCCTGGATCCATGTCGAGACCACGTCGAATTGCAGCACGCTCCTGAGCGCCGACGGCCGCTGCGTGCCCGGCCTTGGACTGGCGCCGGCAACCATCACCAACAGCCGGACCCAGCTCGGCTACACGGTTGGCGCCGGCATCGAGGCGATGCTGTGGCCGAACTGGATCGCCCGTGCCGAGTATCGCTTTGCCGACTACGGACATTTCTCCAACACCGATATCCGGACCGCCGCAGCGGGCGTGCAGACGGTCAGCTACGACACGTCGCTGAAGACCCACACCGCAACGTTCGGCCTGGCCTACAAGTTCGGTAATGCGCCGGGCGTGACGGCTCTGGCAGCCTATGCGGCGGCGCCGTCGGCTGCGTCCTGGAGCGGCGCCTATCTCGGCGTCGGCGCCGGCATCCGCGCGAACCAGGTCAGCTCCAGCAACGATGCGGCCACCTTTACCTCGACGGGCTTCCCGCCCTTCAATTTGCTGGCCGGGTGCGGCGACTGCTTCCTGACCGATCATTTCGATACGAGCAGCGCGCGGCTCAGCCCCTATGTGGGCTACAACTGGCAGCTCGATCCGAAATGGCTGATTGGCGTCGAAGGCGATTTCGGCTGGGCCGATCGCCAGAACTCGGTGTCTGGCAGGTATCTGCCCGGCGGCATCGTCGGCGGCAGCGGCGGGCTGAACGACAGCTTCAGTATCCGCACCAAATGGGACGCGAGCATCCGCGCGCGGGTCGGCTACTTCGTCAATCCGGCCTTCCTCGCCTATCTCACCGGCGGCGCGGCCTGGATGAGCCTGGAGCAGACCTCGAACTGCGATACGGCCCTGAAGCCTCTGTTCACGGCGCCGGGCTTCGTCGCCTCTGAGGTCGGCGCCTGCACCGCCGGCCTGCTCGCGCCGGCGATCATCAAGCAGTCCACGATCCGCACCGGCTTCACGGTCGGCGGTGGCGGCGAGATGAAGCTCACCGAAAACTGGATCCTGCGCGGCGAGTATCGCTATGCCGATTTCGGCACCGCCCGCTTCTCGCAGACCCGCGATTGCAACGGCAGCGCCACCATCAATGACCCCGTATTCGGTATTCAGACCGTCAACTGCTTCGGGACCCAGAACACAACGAATTCCGTGCGATTGCAGAGCCACATGGCGACGTTCGGCATCGCCTACCGGTTCAACTGAGGACCGGACAGGCTATGTCTTGGTGACTGGCGCTCGTCGAGGGACCGCCTATATCTGCCGGTGCGAACGCAGGCGGGACCGGAGGCGGCGATGGCGGAAGCTGCGACCAAGGCGAGCGACGATCTCTGGCAGAAGGTCCGCAGCGAGGCGCAGCGCGCGGCCGCCGCCGATCCTGTGTTCGGCAAGGCGCTTGCGGGCAGCATCCTCGCCCATGACGATTTCGCCGCCGCCCTGGCCGATCTGATCGGGCAGCGGCTTGGCGGCAGCGCCACCGAGCGCGCGCGCTTCACGTCCTTCTCGCGCGACGCCTTTCACGGCGAGCCTAGTGTGATCGAAGCCGCCGCCCGTGATCTCAGGGCCATCGCGCTCCGCGATCCCGCCATCGCCGATTTGCTGCCGCCATTGCTGCACTACAAGGGTTATGTCGCGCTGCAGGCCTGGCGCGTCTCGAGCTGGCTGTGGCGTCATGACCATCGCGACGCGGCGCTGCTGTTCCAGAACGAGGCGTCGAACGTCTTGCAAATCAGCATTCATCCGGCCGCCAGCATCGGATCGTCGGTCTATCTCGACCACGCCACCGGCATCGTGATCGGTGCGAATGTGGTGATCGCCGACGAGGTCACCATCCTCCAGAACGTCAGCATCGGCCGCCATAGTGAACTGCCGGCGCGCTCGCCGCGCATCGGCCGCGGCGTCTATATCGGCGGCGGCGCGACCATTCTCGGCGACATCAGCATCGGCGACTTTGCCAGGATCGGTGCCGATGCGGTCGTGACGTCAGACATTCCCGCCGGCTGCACCGCGGTCGGCAATCCCGCGCGGCTGACCAACTGCCCCGAGCCCGCCTCGGCGGCGTGATCCCATCAAGCTTCGGAGAGTCCCATGAAGACGGCAATCGTGATCGGCGTTGGCCCGGACCGCGGGCTCGGAGCCCGGCTCTGCAAGCGCCTTGCGGCCGACGGCCTCAAGGTGATCGTCGCGGGCCGGACGCTGTCCGCGCTGCAGGCGGTTGCGGACGATATCACCAGCGCGGGCGGCGCGGCCGTGCCTGTCGTCGCGGACGCGACCAGCGAGCACGACATCGTCGCTCTGTTCGATGCCGCCGGCGACGACCTCGACCTCGCCATCTACAACGCCGGCAACAACACGCCCGGCAAGATCATCGAGATGGACGCCGACTATTTCGAAAACGCCTGGCGCGTCGTGTGCTTTGGCGGCTTCCTGTTCGGCCGCGAGGCGGTCCGCCGCATGGTGCCGAAGAAATCAGGCACGCTGCTCTTCACCGGCGCCAGCGCCTCGCTGCGCGGGCGCTCCGGCTACGGTGCCTTCAACT
The genomic region above belongs to Bradyrhizobium arachidis and contains:
- a CDS encoding SDR family NAD(P)-dependent oxidoreductase; the encoded protein is MPPAPQKVALVTGAARGIGLATAKKFLDEGWRVALLDIEGELQASAAAALDKPDDTLAISCDVSDAAAVGAAMAAIMSRFGRLDALVNNAGVAVFAPVLETSDVDWTRIMAVNLTGPFLCTKAAVPLMREQGGGAIVNITSISAVRASTLRSAYGTSKAGLAHLTKQLAVELASLNIRVNAVAPGPVDTAMAKQVHTREIRADYHDAIPLNRYGLEEELAEAIYFFCSERSSYITGQILAVDGGFDAAGIGLPTLRGQRRNG
- a CDS encoding methyl-accepting chemotaxis protein, which translates into the protein MFNFQSKKVRHAIAEVEALDRSQAVIEFGLDGTILDANENLLKMSGYTLAEIKGKHHSIFVSPAERESARYRDFWASLNRGEFQTTQYKRFGKGGKEVWVHASYAPLRDESGKVVSFIKFATDITAYKIKTMEDSGKIAAINRAQAVIEFNMDGTIVTANENFLAAMGYSLDEIKGKHHSMFVTPEDRASAAYAAFWAKLNRGEFEAAEYKRLGKGAKEIWILATYNPILDEMGRPFKVVKFATDVTAQKMKAADNDGQLAAIQKSQAVIEFNMDGTIRTANENFLKAMGYSLAEIKGQHHSMFVEPNEKSSIAYRQFWERLNRGEYQAAEYKRIAKGGREIWIQASYNPIFDLNGKPYKVVKYATDITAQAIGRKKADNARGLIEAVAAGSEQMSASIREISETMTKSRETSKMATSRVEAADGQAQRLTAAAQAMSGIVEMISGITGQINLLALNATIESARAGEAGRGFAVVASEVKSLANQAKQATDTITSEIDALNTISGDVASSLTAIKAAIAGVNEFIASTAAAVEEQSIVTADMSANMQRASAELS
- a CDS encoding nuclear transport factor 2 family protein, with the translated sequence MPDDNERVIRDLFAAYLANDRQRVSDALADKFRFTSPFDDDLDKAAYFERCWKDTGWIARHEIERIFVRGDEAFVTYHCLARDGRSFRNTEFFALKAGKVRRIEVYFGAAFRDGRFEPQPR
- a CDS encoding YciI family protein; the encoded protein is MRFMMLMIPLGYETAPPDVQLDPERVAAMMRYNEALKDAGVLITLDGLHPPSMGARVSFVTGEPVVTDGPFAEAKEVLGGYWMIEVASRAEAIAWAKKCPASANEIIEIRQVQEMSDFPPDVQAAAAGFDDLKK
- a CDS encoding YciI family protein, translated to MSTEHKFLAVYLGSMSGEKMKAWHAMPEAERKAKEREGMAAWHGWVEKHKDVIVEMGGPLGKTRRIDASGITEISNALTGFTVIRAASQEEAAKLFENHPHFAIFPGEAIEVMPVLAIPQM
- a CDS encoding TetR/AcrR family transcriptional regulator; amino-acid sequence: MSWRKEQRRAERGYHHGNLKEALLQAALGLIAEKGAAGFTFADAARMAGVSAAAPYRHFRDRDELLSSIAQRGFEQFESRLTAAWDDGRPDTVTAFERVGRAYLSFAREEPAFYNAMFESGLPVDANPALQAASERAFNVIRAAAERLAALAPPGTPRPPAMMMALHIWSMAHGVASLFSRGDAARRKLPMSPDELLEAEVLIYLRGLGFPTDRRPPAKGAEPPPVPPEASSGSGVPPGGTPGGPWGKPK
- a CDS encoding DUF2852 domain-containing protein produces the protein MAYTADVNRWRGPSDQQQSYERPHMLDTPWHPGWIAVTILGFIIWWPIGLALLFFTLGSRRMSCWSHQDRWQNKMERMQYKMDRMRDRMERRGFGFGFGPPSSGNRAFDEYRSETLQRLEEEQREFKDFLTRLRHAKDKEEFDQFMAQHKTRPTPPPTDQQQG
- a CDS encoding AraC family transcriptional regulator; this encodes MSQPQHLSLDTAMLPERDRLAVWREVYGRVLFNIEIDPIPGFPFEARTELRRLPAAGLSSGWRTPAHFRITRPLLATASDNVVLAVVLRGRAEASQLGRELEVPQGGAVLMTTCDVGRHTLLDRGRHLSVQLPRQALAPFVRDYEDRLLRPIDPGAPALKLLRGYVLGAMAMGEAAGAEMQRLAAQHLRDLIALICGVPEDEVAAQGNGPRAARLNLAKLAIRSRLGHGDLSAESIGALQRVSADYIRKLFRDEGTSFHDFVLEERLAQVHASLADPLRAHESIARLALAAGFGDISYFNRCFRRRFGLSPSEHRKAHPSAE
- a CDS encoding outer membrane protein; this translates as MTRLLRLTLTALAGLLAVSAANAADLPIKAPIFKAPAAIEAWGGFYVGAGLGFRANESSVNVNSATDTTAPLVLQNMFVAGDCFAGLPCVTGRSFNGTAFRISPYLGYNWQIGRTVLGLEGDVAYADQTTRIFGAAYPATPFDGGASTSNSFALKTTWDASIRGRAGYLVDPAVLLYGTAGPSWIHVETTSNCSTLLSADGRCVPGLGLAPATITNSRTQLGYTVGAGIEAMLWPNWIARAEYRFADYGHFSNTDIRTAAAGVQTVSYDTSLKTHTATFGLAYKFGNAPGVTALAAYAAAPSAASWSGAYLGVGAGIRANQVSSSNDAATFTSTGFPPFNLLAGCGDCFLTDHFDTSSARLSPYVGYNWQLDPKWLIGVEGDFGWADRQNSVSGRYLPGGIVGGSGGLNDSFSIRTKWDASIRARVGYFVNPAFLAYLTGGAAWMSLEQTSNCDTALKPLFTAPGFVASEVGACTAGLLAPAIIKQSTIRTGFTVGGGGEMKLTENWILRGEYRYADFGTARFSQTRDCNGSATINDPVFGIQTVNCFGTQNTTNSVRLQSHMATFGIAYRFN
- a CDS encoding serine O-acetyltransferase; amino-acid sequence: MAEAATKASDDLWQKVRSEAQRAAAADPVFGKALAGSILAHDDFAAALADLIGQRLGGSATERARFTSFSRDAFHGEPSVIEAAARDLRAIALRDPAIADLLPPLLHYKGYVALQAWRVSSWLWRHDHRDAALLFQNEASNVLQISIHPAASIGSSVYLDHATGIVIGANVVIADEVTILQNVSIGRHSELPARSPRIGRGVYIGGGATILGDISIGDFARIGADAVVTSDIPAGCTAVGNPARLTNCPEPASAA
- a CDS encoding SDR family NAD(P)-dependent oxidoreductase, with protein sequence MKTAIVIGVGPDRGLGARLCKRLAADGLKVIVAGRTLSALQAVADDITSAGGAAVPVVADATSEHDIVALFDAAGDDLDLAIYNAGNNTPGKIIEMDADYFENAWRVVCFGGFLFGREAVRRMVPKKSGTLLFTGASASLRGRSGYGAFNSSKAGLRTLAQAMAKEYAADGIHVGHVVVDGAIAGDKIFSRFPDAAGREDSLIDIEGIVDAFTFLYRQPERAWSFELDVRTSKEKW